One part of the Chryseobacterium mulctrae genome encodes these proteins:
- a CDS encoding START-like domain-containing protein, with protein MAKHKVHYEFPMHCLSEILYEYLATAEGLSEWFADEVVEKGDDFFFSWGGGPAEKATLIRYKPEGFVRYRWEEDEGTKNFFEMTITIDDITEDLALNITDFCEEGDEEENAMYWENLIENLRIKLGAA; from the coding sequence ATGGCGAAACATAAAGTCCATTACGAATTCCCAATGCACTGTCTTTCAGAGATTTTGTACGAATATTTGGCAACTGCTGAGGGATTGTCTGAATGGTTTGCGGATGAGGTAGTAGAGAAAGGTGATGATTTCTTTTTCAGTTGGGGTGGAGGTCCTGCTGAAAAGGCGACTTTAATCAGATATAAGCCTGAAGGTTTCGTACGTTACAGATGGGAAGAAGACGAAGGGACGAAAAATTTCTTCGAAATGACCATCACAATTGATGATATTACAGAAGATCTAGCTTTAAATATTACAGATTTTTGTGAAGAAGGTGATGAAGAGGAAAATGCAATGTACTGGGAAAATCTTATCGAAAACCTTAGAATAAAATTAGGTGCTGCTTAA
- a CDS encoding aminotransferase class IV, whose product MKNTYFTSEELELKNRAFLSGDAVKVSFFIRNSKLIMDEECYFFLMASMRKMRMNIPLTYTLEFFQNLFNTKVIEGEGVQNGIINFLVFRNSDGVILSKSTVSYYFEVDEMDDVLSIHQRPLELDLIKEINVNNNLLSNIRVHCPENIYGGIYAQENDLDDVILLNPNKRIARSTTGNLLFLEGNVIKIPKQSEGAYISPLLENFVTFLHKNNLSDTQEHEIIAFESQKAEEILLISDEKGIFSVKKIRNKTFESARFTELVESWRNSF is encoded by the coding sequence TTGAAAAATACCTATTTTACATCTGAAGAACTTGAATTGAAAAACCGTGCGTTTCTTTCGGGAGATGCTGTGAAAGTTTCTTTTTTTATTAGAAATTCAAAATTAATCATGGATGAAGAATGCTATTTCTTTTTAATGGCTTCCATGAGAAAAATGAGAATGAATATTCCTCTTACTTATACGCTGGAGTTTTTTCAGAATCTTTTTAATACAAAAGTGATCGAAGGAGAAGGTGTTCAAAACGGAATTATCAATTTCTTGGTATTCAGAAATTCAGACGGAGTTATTTTATCTAAATCGACGGTTTCTTATTATTTTGAAGTAGATGAAATGGATGATGTACTTTCTATTCATCAAAGACCTTTAGAATTAGATTTAATTAAAGAAATCAATGTAAATAATAACCTTTTGAGTAACATCAGAGTTCATTGCCCTGAAAACATTTATGGAGGAATTTACGCCCAGGAAAATGACTTGGATGATGTGATCTTATTAAATCCAAACAAACGTATTGCCCGTTCTACAACTGGAAATCTTCTTTTCTTGGAAGGAAATGTTATCAAGATACCAAAACAGTCAGAAGGAGCATATATTTCGCCTTTATTGGAGAACTTTGTGACCTTTTTGCATAAAAATAATCTTTCCGATACGCAGGAACATGAAATTATTGCTTTTGAATCTCAAAAAGCGGAAGAAATTCTATTAATTTCAGATGAAAAAGGGATCTTTTCTGTAAAGAAAATTAGAAATAAAACTTTTGAAAGCGCTCGTTTTACCGAATTGGTAGAAAGCTGGAGAAATAGTTTCTAA
- a CDS encoding N-acetylmuramoyl-L-alanine amidase family protein, giving the protein MKALKLLVVSFASAAMLSFSTETKKIIVIDAGHGGNDFGANINGVSEKDMVLSIAQQIKKASDKDGKYDVILTRSDDTYATLAERTEQINKLNPEMVISLHINRTPEANTNKSGHEIFIQNNQESKNLAEKLSKKLGECNIKEQNLHILRNSKSPAVLVELGYINNTKEREYMNSSHGQREIAQKFADFINEK; this is encoded by the coding sequence ATGAAAGCATTAAAATTACTGGTTGTATCATTCGCATCTGCCGCAATGCTTTCTTTCTCAACCGAAACCAAAAAGATTATTGTAATAGATGCAGGACACGGCGGAAATGATTTCGGAGCCAACATCAATGGTGTGTCAGAAAAAGATATGGTTTTGAGTATCGCTCAACAAATTAAAAAAGCAAGCGATAAAGACGGAAAATATGATGTTATCTTAACAAGAAGTGATGATACTTATGCAACTCTTGCAGAACGTACCGAGCAAATCAATAAACTGAATCCCGAAATGGTTATTTCGCTTCATATTAACAGAACTCCTGAAGCAAACACCAACAAAAGCGGTCACGAAATTTTCATTCAGAATAATCAAGAATCTAAAAATTTAGCTGAAAAATTATCGAAAAAATTAGGAGAATGCAACATTAAAGAACAAAATCTGCATATCCTGAGAAATTCAAAATCACCTGCAGTTTTGGTAGAATTAGGCTATATCAACAATACTAAAGAAAGAGAATACATGAACAGCAGCCACGGGCAAAGAGAAATTGCTCAGAAATTTGCTGATTTCATCAACGAAAAATAA
- a CDS encoding YqgE/AlgH family protein produces MNYSYKGKILISTPDISGDIFSRSVVLIIDHSESGAFGLILNKKNSKMSNRFKNFFDFEIEVYDGGPVENDKVFFIIKGKKVTENFTEINDDYYLTEDIELIINAVLQNEISIQDVKIFSGYSGWSPSQLENEVLQKVWTVVDVYNLDYTLPNDHTLWKSIMQNLGGEYLLWANAPEDISLN; encoded by the coding sequence ATGAATTACTCATACAAAGGTAAAATATTAATTTCCACACCCGATATTTCCGGCGATATTTTTTCAAGATCGGTCGTGCTGATTATAGATCATTCCGAAAGTGGAGCATTCGGTTTGATACTGAATAAGAAAAATAGCAAAATGAGTAATCGTTTCAAAAACTTCTTTGATTTTGAAATTGAAGTTTACGACGGCGGTCCGGTAGAAAATGATAAAGTCTTCTTTATCATTAAAGGAAAAAAAGTAACTGAGAATTTTACCGAAATTAATGATGACTATTATCTTACAGAAGATATTGAACTTATCATCAATGCTGTTTTACAGAATGAAATCAGTATTCAGGATGTAAAAATATTTTCAGGATATTCGGGATGGTCTCCATCACAGCTGGAAAATGAAGTTCTACAGAAAGTCTGGACGGTTGTAGATGTTTATAATCTGGATTATACCCTTCCCAATGATCATACTTTGTGGAAATCTATTATGCAGAATCTTGGCGGTGAATATCTTTTGTGGGCAAATGCTCCGGAAGATATTTCGTTAAACTAG
- the pdxH gene encoding pyridoxamine 5'-phosphate oxidase, protein MENLHDKRKIYEKSQLIETEIKENPIEQFRDWFLNASENPSVSEANAMAVSTLEEDGCPRTRMVLLKEYTYEGFIFYTNYDSRKGKAIEKTHKACLHFFWPGLERQIIIKANLEKIATNLSDGYFHSRPKGSQLGAAVSPQSQEIPNRMFLEEKLKVLEQEYENKEVPRPENWGGYIAKPYEIEFWQGRPNRLHDRIIYTLEDLDWKISRLAP, encoded by the coding sequence ATGGAAAACCTCCACGATAAAAGAAAAATCTACGAAAAATCTCAACTTATTGAAACTGAGATTAAAGAGAATCCTATTGAGCAATTCAGAGATTGGTTCTTAAATGCTTCTGAAAATCCTTCCGTTTCTGAGGCTAATGCAATGGCTGTTTCTACGTTGGAAGAAGATGGTTGTCCGCGCACGAGAATGGTTTTACTGAAAGAATATACTTACGAAGGTTTTATTTTTTATACCAACTACGACAGCAGAAAAGGAAAAGCTATCGAAAAAACACATAAAGCCTGTCTTCACTTCTTTTGGCCGGGTTTAGAAAGACAGATAATTATCAAAGCAAATCTTGAAAAAATTGCAACGAATTTAAGTGATGGTTATTTTCATTCAAGACCGAAAGGAAGTCAGCTCGGTGCAGCAGTTTCACCTCAAAGTCAGGAAATTCCCAACAGAATGTTTTTAGAAGAAAAATTAAAAGTCTTAGAGCAGGAATATGAAAATAAAGAAGTTCCCAGACCAGAAAACTGGGGCGGTTATATCGCAAAGCCTTACGAAATAGAATTTTGGCAGGGAAGACCCAATAGATTGCATGATAGAATTATCTATACATTAGAAGATCTTGATTGGAAGATTTCTAGATTGGCGCCTTAG
- a CDS encoding HU family DNA-binding protein — protein MNKSELIDAIAKDAGITKVAAKAALESFISNVTTTLKTKEGKVSLVGFGTFSVSERAARQGINPATKKPINIEAKTVAKFKAGADLSAAVATANVPAGKKKK, from the coding sequence ATGAACAAGTCTGAATTAATCGACGCAATCGCAAAAGACGCAGGTATCACTAAAGTTGCTGCAAAAGCTGCATTAGAATCATTTATTTCTAATGTAACTACTACACTAAAGACAAAAGAAGGAAAAGTTTCTTTGGTAGGTTTCGGTACTTTCTCAGTATCTGAAAGAGCAGCAAGACAAGGTATTAACCCTGCAACTAAAAAACCTATTAACATCGAAGCAAAAACAGTTGCTAAATTTAAGGCTGGTGCAGATTTATCTGCTGCTGTTGCTACAGCAAATGTTCCTGCTGGTAAAAAGAAAAAATAA
- the panD gene encoding aspartate 1-decarboxylase, whose protein sequence is MLIEVFKSKIHRVRVTASDLNYIGSITIDEDLIEAAGLVVGERVYIVNVNNGERFDTYVIKGKRKSGEVCLNGPAARKVQRDDIIIIIAYAQMTPEEAQEFQPKIVFPDEKTNLLT, encoded by the coding sequence ATGTTAATAGAAGTATTCAAATCTAAAATTCACAGGGTAAGAGTTACGGCTTCAGACCTTAATTATATTGGAAGTATTACCATTGACGAAGATCTTATCGAAGCTGCAGGTTTGGTAGTGGGAGAAAGAGTTTATATCGTCAATGTCAACAACGGAGAACGTTTTGATACGTACGTAATCAAAGGAAAAAGAAAATCTGGCGAAGTATGTCTGAACGGTCCTGCTGCAAGAAAAGTACAACGTGATGACATCATCATCATTATTGCTTATGCACAGATGACACCAGAAGAAGCTCAGGAGTTTCAGCCGAAAATCGTTTTCCCGGACGAAAAAACCAATCTTCTTACCTAA
- a CDS encoding lysylphosphatidylglycerol synthase transmembrane domain-containing protein: MEKKSNKTLKSFLTIVISLAFAGFFLWLALRGLDFKVIQKSLAKANYLWVAFAAVFALLAYWFRAIRWNLLLEPMGHKISSSNALWSLSFGYLMNLTIPRSGEVARATALYGVEKVPVDKSFGTIILERVVDLICMFGFLGLTLIFKYEAILAFYKNSGINVNPNKILLVVAGLAVAGVLFFVFKNKFVNVPVLGKIIGFIDGIIQGLTSIFKLKEKGKFIIYTLGIWISYYFVAYLVCFALPETSDFTFADGFFIIVVGTLGMIIPASGGIGAFNLAMKYGFMALFLAMGKSAEFGGEMGLTYSFISLPLQIVVMLVMGLISIPMLAKARNNIIEK, translated from the coding sequence ATGGAGAAAAAATCTAATAAAACTTTAAAATCTTTTTTAACCATAGTAATTTCGCTTGCTTTTGCAGGCTTTTTTTTGTGGTTAGCGTTGAGAGGATTAGACTTTAAAGTCATTCAGAAATCTTTAGCGAAAGCCAATTACCTTTGGGTTGCTTTTGCCGCTGTGTTTGCACTTTTAGCTTATTGGTTCAGAGCAATTCGATGGAATTTATTGTTGGAACCGATGGGACATAAAATCTCAAGCTCAAATGCGCTTTGGTCTCTGTCTTTTGGTTATTTGATGAATTTGACCATTCCGAGAAGTGGTGAAGTGGCAAGAGCAACTGCTTTATATGGTGTTGAAAAAGTTCCTGTTGATAAATCTTTTGGAACAATTATTCTGGAAAGAGTAGTCGATTTGATTTGTATGTTTGGATTTTTAGGATTGACCCTAATCTTTAAATATGAAGCAATACTGGCTTTTTATAAAAATTCAGGGATAAATGTTAATCCAAATAAAATACTTTTAGTTGTTGCAGGATTGGCTGTTGCAGGCGTTTTATTTTTTGTTTTTAAAAATAAATTTGTTAACGTTCCTGTTCTGGGCAAAATTATTGGTTTTATTGATGGTATTATTCAAGGTCTTACCTCGATTTTCAAACTGAAAGAAAAAGGAAAGTTCATTATATATACATTAGGAATCTGGATCTCTTATTACTTTGTAGCGTATTTGGTATGTTTTGCATTACCTGAAACTTCAGATTTTACTTTTGCTGACGGATTTTTCATCATTGTTGTAGGAACTTTAGGAATGATAATTCCTGCAAGTGGCGGAATTGGAGCCTTTAATTTGGCAATGAAGTACGGTTTTATGGCATTATTCCTTGCGATGGGCAAAAGTGCTGAGTTTGGTGGCGAAATGGGATTGACGTATTCATTTATCTCGCTTCCGTTACAGATTGTCGTTATGTTGGTGATGGGATTAATTTCTATTCCGATGTTGGCAAAAGCACGTAATAATATAATAGAAAAATAA
- a CDS encoding TerD family protein, translating into MAINLQKGQKIELGLTKMTIGLGWDPNEGTGHAFDLDASAIMIDSDRKLVGDEYFVFYNNLNSPDGALQHTGDDPDGKSSDGDDDEAIVIDLEKVDPRVEEILFVVTIEDFERRKQNFGMVRNSYIRVVDNNNHQEIAKYELDEDFSIETGVEFGRLYKRNGSWKFEASGIGYRADLGFFLEKYYKGQIIK; encoded by the coding sequence ATGGCAATTAATTTACAGAAAGGTCAAAAAATAGAATTAGGACTTACAAAAATGACAATCGGATTGGGATGGGATCCAAATGAAGGTACCGGTCATGCATTCGATTTAGATGCTTCAGCAATTATGATTGATTCAGACAGAAAGCTTGTTGGTGACGAGTATTTTGTTTTTTATAATAACTTAAATTCTCCAGACGGAGCTTTACAACATACAGGAGATGATCCCGATGGAAAAAGCAGCGATGGAGACGATGATGAAGCAATTGTTATTGATCTTGAAAAAGTAGATCCAAGAGTGGAAGAAATTCTGTTTGTGGTAACAATTGAAGACTTTGAAAGAAGAAAGCAAAACTTTGGAATGGTAAGAAATTCTTACATCAGAGTTGTGGATAATAACAATCATCAGGAAATTGCAAAATATGAGCTTGATGAAGATTTTTCTATTGAAACAGGTGTAGAATTCGGACGTCTTTACAAAAGAAACGGAAGCTGGAAATTTGAAGCTTCAGGTATCGGTTACAGAGCAGATCTTGGTTTCTTTTTAGAGAAATATTATAAAGGTCAAATCATCAAATAA
- a CDS encoding TerD family protein: MAINLQKGQTIDLRKNDRGESVYDLSKVTIGLGWDVRKQGGFFGKMFSKEAEYDLDAVAFLLDGNGKVANLGRTVQTNDGRQMGLYQGDVIYFNSMQHPSGHIWLTGDNRTGAGDGDDEQIIVKLEQLDERYQKIIFVVTIYMGRKNNQHFGMIDNAFIRAVDARGKEITKYSLSGDASMNGMCSMVFAEAYRHNGDWKFRALGEPNHTDSFVDILKNYSY; this comes from the coding sequence ATGGCAATTAATTTACAAAAAGGTCAAACTATTGATTTAAGAAAAAACGACCGTGGAGAAAGTGTTTATGATCTGTCTAAGGTAACAATTGGTTTAGGATGGGATGTTCGTAAACAGGGAGGTTTTTTCGGAAAAATGTTCAGCAAAGAAGCGGAGTATGATTTAGATGCAGTTGCATTTCTTCTTGATGGAAACGGAAAAGTTGCCAATTTAGGAAGAACCGTTCAGACCAATGACGGAAGGCAAATGGGACTTTATCAGGGAGACGTTATTTACTTCAACTCAATGCAACATCCAAGCGGACATATTTGGTTAACAGGAGATAACAGAACCGGAGCCGGAGATGGTGATGATGAACAAATTATTGTAAAATTAGAACAGCTTGATGAGCGTTATCAGAAAATTATTTTTGTGGTAACGATTTACATGGGTAGAAAGAATAACCAGCATTTCGGGATGATCGATAATGCATTTATCCGTGCGGTTGATGCAAGAGGAAAAGAAATTACAAAATACAGTCTTTCGGGCGACGCAAGTATGAACGGAATGTGTTCTATGGTTTTTGCGGAAGCTTACAGACACAATGGTGACTGGAAATTCCGTGCTTTAGGAGAACCCAACCATACCGATAGTTTTGTAGATATTCTTAAAAACTATTCTTACTAA
- a CDS encoding vWA domain-containing protein, whose product MNRRLLAYFLLDTSGSMNGEPIQALNNGFNGLISALRSDPQAMDTLYLSVTTFDREVKNIIPMVDLASFHPMEITCPDSGPTHTGAALELVSALLQVDLIKGSTEVKGDWKPLLFIFTDGKPSDIQKYRQMIPIIKNMDFGVIVGCAAGPKADESFLKELTDNVVKLDTTDAATLSSFFKWVSSSITMGGKSQGTGESISLPPPPSELNIII is encoded by the coding sequence ATGAACAGAAGATTATTAGCGTATTTTCTGCTGGATACTTCCGGCTCGATGAATGGTGAACCCATTCAGGCGCTGAACAATGGTTTCAACGGATTAATAAGTGCGCTTCGTTCAGATCCGCAAGCGATGGATACATTGTATTTAAGTGTCACAACTTTCGATCGTGAAGTAAAAAATATTATTCCGATGGTTGATCTGGCAAGTTTTCATCCGATGGAAATTACGTGTCCCGATAGTGGTCCTACTCATACAGGAGCTGCTTTGGAACTGGTTTCTGCACTGCTTCAGGTGGATTTAATAAAAGGTTCAACAGAAGTAAAAGGTGACTGGAAACCGCTTCTTTTTATTTTTACCGACGGAAAACCTTCAGATATTCAAAAATACAGACAGATGATTCCTATAATCAAAAATATGGATTTTGGGGTGATTGTAGGATGTGCTGCAGGTCCAAAAGCTGATGAAAGTTTCCTGAAAGAATTGACCGATAATGTCGTAAAACTCGATACAACCGATGCTGCAACCTTATCTTCATTTTTCAAATGGGTAAGTTCATCCATCACAATGGGTGGGAAATCTCAGGGAACAGGTGAAAGCATCAGTCTTCCGCCACCACCATCAGAATTAAATATTATTATTTAA
- a CDS encoding TerY-C metal binding domain-containing protein, whose translation MMRRLPIYFLVDISESMIGEPIDQVQEGISTIVRELKKDPYSLETVWISVVGFAGEAEVITPLQDIISFYPPKIPVGSGTSLAKGLFKVMDCIDKDIVKTTYDRKGDWKPLVFLFTDGVPTDDAQIAIEKWNKNYHGKSNTIAISIGDNTNHKLLGSLSDNVLLFNNNSENSYKEFFKWVTDSIKTTSQSVTEANKEGINLSKIDHSILEKVDPEAQQRFPDNNFVVLNGKCSESKKSYLIKYKKSFTDSGIAGMQTRYYRLEGTYRIDDASYYRLSSAQKSSQKISVEELHGAPSCPHCANPIALATCSCGGIHCLKGEGYNECPWCGTGDYYGFSNEGFDINRTLG comes from the coding sequence ATGATGAGAAGACTTCCCATTTATTTTTTGGTAGATATTTCCGAATCGATGATTGGTGAACCGATTGATCAGGTTCAGGAAGGTATTTCAACCATTGTAAGAGAACTGAAAAAAGATCCGTATTCATTAGAAACAGTCTGGATTTCTGTTGTTGGTTTTGCAGGTGAAGCAGAAGTGATTACGCCGTTGCAGGATATTATTTCTTTTTATCCGCCTAAAATCCCTGTAGGAAGTGGAACTTCTTTGGCAAAAGGTCTCTTTAAAGTAATGGATTGTATCGATAAAGATATTGTAAAAACCACTTACGATAGAAAAGGTGACTGGAAACCTCTTGTTTTTCTTTTTACAGACGGAGTTCCTACTGATGACGCTCAAATCGCTATCGAAAAATGGAATAAAAACTATCACGGAAAATCAAACACGATTGCAATATCTATTGGTGATAATACCAATCATAAATTATTGGGCTCACTTTCAGATAACGTTTTATTATTTAATAACAATTCTGAAAATTCATACAAAGAATTTTTCAAATGGGTGACAGACTCTATTAAAACGACAAGCCAGAGTGTGACGGAAGCCAATAAAGAAGGAATTAATTTATCTAAAATCGATCACAGTATTTTAGAAAAAGTTGATCCCGAAGCTCAACAAAGATTTCCCGATAATAATTTTGTAGTGCTGAACGGAAAATGTTCAGAGTCAAAAAAATCGTACTTAATTAAATATAAAAAATCGTTTACCGATTCAGGTATTGCAGGAATGCAAACCCGATATTACCGACTGGAAGGAACGTACAGAATAGACGATGCTTCGTATTACCGACTTTCTTCGGCGCAGAAAAGCAGTCAGAAAATTTCGGTGGAAGAACTTCACGGTGCTCCTTCTTGTCCGCATTGTGCTAATCCGATTGCTTTGGCAACCTGTTCGTGTGGCGGAATTCATTGTTTAAAAGGCGAAGGTTACAATGAATGTCCATGGTGTGGAACCGGAGATTATTACGGATTCAGCAATGAAGGTTTTGACATCAACCGAACTTTAGGCTAA
- a CDS encoding PP2C family serine/threonine-protein phosphatase: MENIIRQILKNHDIHDRKILDKVVSKLLTQTEIQTHVQLIIEAQNKIMQEAMIYKEREEFADAFFPITNAHSKKKYEFIFPMEQFPNIRIKDISGLELAGLSFEENKIKGIPFESDTYDLKIEFFHIQDEQNSEFKKAQLFVNADPKDLWKNIPSDKEAPFHKSDEAKFKGNFSDKKIVVSSQRGRSHAHEGKFRDDDFAVNDLPNSWSIISVSDGAGSAQLARYGSELASQSINDYFKNTEVLTKLDIHLNEIFNLENENSEAKQNIIKILYEGVSDTFKTLKDKAEEHFVMLKDLHSTLIFALVKKFDYGYIILSFGVGDCPINLINEDFSEVKLLNTMDVGEFGGGTRFITMNEIFDDTISSRFKITHAKDFSKLVLMTDGIYDPKFITENKLEDIESWKVFFEDLNGKNDDEAKVDFQNDENIDEQLLSWMDFWSKGNHDDRTLAVIY, translated from the coding sequence ATGGAAAATATAATCAGGCAGATTTTGAAAAATCATGATATTCATGATCGTAAAATATTGGATAAAGTAGTTTCAAAGCTGTTGACTCAAACGGAAATTCAGACTCATGTACAGCTGATTATTGAAGCTCAGAACAAAATTATGCAGGAAGCAATGATTTATAAAGAAAGAGAAGAATTTGCCGACGCATTTTTTCCGATTACCAATGCACATTCCAAGAAGAAATATGAATTTATTTTTCCGATGGAACAGTTTCCGAATATCAGAATTAAAGACATTTCCGGTCTGGAATTGGCGGGTTTAAGCTTTGAAGAAAACAAGATTAAAGGAATACCTTTTGAAAGCGATACTTACGATTTAAAGATCGAATTTTTTCATATTCAAGACGAGCAAAACTCTGAATTTAAAAAAGCGCAGCTTTTCGTCAACGCAGATCCAAAAGATTTGTGGAAAAACATTCCTTCCGATAAAGAAGCGCCTTTTCACAAATCAGATGAAGCAAAGTTTAAAGGAAATTTTTCAGATAAAAAAATTGTGGTGTCTTCGCAAAGAGGTCGTTCTCATGCGCATGAAGGAAAATTCAGAGATGATGATTTTGCGGTAAATGATTTACCTAATTCCTGGAGTATTATTTCGGTTTCTGATGGAGCTGGTTCGGCACAATTAGCAAGATATGGCTCTGAACTGGCATCGCAATCAATCAACGATTATTTTAAAAATACAGAAGTTTTAACCAAGCTAGATATTCATCTCAATGAAATTTTCAATTTAGAGAATGAGAATTCTGAAGCGAAACAAAACATTATAAAAATTCTTTACGAAGGAGTTTCTGATACTTTTAAAACATTAAAAGATAAAGCAGAAGAACATTTTGTCATGCTAAAGGATTTACATTCTACTTTGATTTTTGCTTTGGTTAAAAAGTTTGATTATGGGTATATTATTTTAAGTTTTGGAGTAGGTGACTGTCCGATCAATCTGATTAATGAAGATTTTTCTGAGGTAAAATTGCTGAACACAATGGACGTCGGCGAATTTGGGGGCGGAACTCGTTTTATCACAATGAATGAAATTTTTGATGACACTATTTCTTCACGTTTCAAAATTACGCATGCTAAAGACTTTTCTAAATTGGTTTTAATGACGGATGGAATTTACGACCCGAAATTTATCACCGAAAATAAACTGGAAGACATAGAAAGCTGGAAAGTTTTTTTTGAAGATTTAAATGGTAAAAATGATGATGAAGCGAAAGTAGATTTTCAAAACGATGAAAACATTGATGAACAATTGCTTTCCTGGATGGATTTCTGGAGCAAAGGAAATCATGATGATCGTACTTTGGCGGTGATTTATTAG